In Candidatus Methanomethylophilus alvi Mx1201, a genomic segment contains:
- the hxlA gene encoding 3-hexulose-6-phosphate synthase — MEPVLQVALDMMQLKRSVGIAKEAVEGGADWIEVGTPLIKSEGTEAVRTMKRTFPGRRIVADTKTMDTGAFEVEIMAKAGADIVTVLGLAEDSTISEAVESGRKYGTEIMVDMINVPDKVRRAKEVEKLGVAYICLHMGIDTQMRGEEAPVDILREIVGAVSVPVAVAGGITADTVPEYINAGAYDIIVGGGITKTDDIRGAAANMKKAMKGLAIDSVVAKKYTEDDLFEAFSKVSTCNISDAYHKKGVIFGLHPYIQRNAKMVGRALTVQTANGDWAKPVEAIDLAKPGDVIVVDVGGGPIAVWGELASNSAMNMGVKGIVIDGAIRDIDDIQNLGFPAFARSAVPCAGEAKGYGGIGVEITVGGQRVRTGDWIIGDESGLIVVPKEEAVEVANRALDVHEHETRTREEIRRGSTLSKVNELSKWEPVK, encoded by the coding sequence ATGGAACCGGTTTTGCAGGTAGCCCTCGACATGATGCAGCTCAAAAGGAGCGTCGGCATCGCGAAGGAAGCGGTCGAGGGCGGAGCCGATTGGATCGAGGTCGGCACCCCCCTCATCAAGAGCGAGGGTACCGAGGCCGTCCGCACTATGAAGAGGACATTCCCCGGCCGCAGGATCGTGGCCGACACCAAGACCATGGACACGGGGGCGTTCGAAGTGGAGATCATGGCGAAGGCGGGGGCGGACATCGTCACCGTCCTCGGACTTGCGGAAGACTCCACGATATCGGAGGCCGTAGAATCAGGAAGGAAATACGGTACCGAGATAATGGTCGACATGATCAATGTGCCAGATAAGGTGAGGAGGGCGAAAGAGGTCGAGAAACTCGGCGTCGCATACATCTGTCTCCACATGGGTATCGATACCCAGATGAGAGGAGAGGAGGCCCCTGTCGACATCCTCCGCGAGATCGTCGGAGCGGTATCCGTCCCTGTGGCCGTCGCCGGAGGCATCACTGCGGACACCGTTCCGGAATACATAAACGCAGGTGCCTACGACATCATAGTCGGGGGAGGGATAACCAAGACCGACGACATCAGAGGTGCGGCCGCCAATATGAAGAAGGCCATGAAAGGTCTTGCGATCGACAGCGTGGTGGCCAAGAAGTACACGGAGGACGACCTCTTCGAAGCGTTCTCCAAGGTATCCACCTGCAACATATCCGATGCATACCACAAGAAAGGCGTGATATTCGGACTGCACCCGTACATACAGCGCAACGCCAAGATGGTCGGCAGGGCCCTGACCGTCCAGACCGCCAACGGCGACTGGGCGAAGCCCGTGGAGGCCATAGACCTGGCCAAACCGGGAGACGTCATCGTCGTCGACGTGGGAGGAGGACCCATCGCGGTATGGGGAGAACTCGCCTCCAACTCCGCCATGAACATGGGTGTCAAAGGCATAGTGATCGATGGGGCGATAAGGGATATAGACGACATACAGAACCTCGGATTCCCCGCATTCGCCAGGAGCGCCGTCCCGTGTGCCGGGGAAGCGAAGGGCTACGGAGGGATCGGCGTGGAGATCACGGTCGGGGGACAGAGGGTCCGTACCGGCGACTGGATAATCGGCGACGAGAGCGGACTGATCGTAGTCCCCAAGGAAGAGGCCGTCGAGGTGGCCAACCGCGCCCTCGACGTCCATGAACACGAGACCCGCACCCGTGAGGAGATCAGGAGGGGCTCCACCCTCTCGAAGGTGAACGAACTCTCCAAGTGGGAACCCGTCAAATAA
- a CDS encoding zinc metalloprotease HtpX, with product MKAYRLRTASIFVILTLFMVAIGYVIGWFFGYGYLGFGIMLVISVLMSFFSYFFSKQSALAANRVHLVTREEEPKLYNIVEKVANEAGLPMPEVGISEVSMPNAFATGRNPKNAAVVATRGILRILSDDELEGVIGHEMSHVKNRDILVMSVASCMVSVLTYAARMFFYGTMFGAGDRDRDNNAVMLVIAVLCAILAPIAGLILQLAVSRNREYLADETGARITGKPLDLANALRKLESGCMNNPNNHYNDTAHANMWISNPCREGFMVRMFSTHPSTDERIRRLEILADAMSKGSVPAYTPDEDSSSTKLSYQ from the coding sequence GTGAAAGCATATCGTCTCAGAACGGCTTCGATATTCGTCATCCTGACCCTGTTCATGGTCGCCATCGGATACGTGATCGGATGGTTCTTCGGGTACGGATACCTCGGGTTCGGGATCATGCTTGTGATCTCCGTCCTGATGAGCTTCTTCTCATACTTCTTCTCGAAGCAGAGTGCTCTCGCTGCGAACCGTGTCCATTTGGTCACACGTGAGGAGGAGCCGAAACTCTACAACATCGTGGAGAAGGTCGCCAACGAGGCGGGTCTGCCCATGCCGGAGGTGGGGATCAGCGAGGTATCGATGCCTAACGCATTCGCCACCGGGAGGAATCCCAAGAACGCCGCCGTCGTGGCCACCAGAGGGATCCTCAGGATACTCAGCGACGACGAGCTGGAAGGTGTCATCGGCCACGAGATGTCCCACGTCAAGAACAGGGACATATTGGTCATGTCCGTCGCATCCTGCATGGTGTCCGTCCTGACCTACGCGGCCCGTATGTTCTTTTACGGGACCATGTTCGGTGCCGGCGACCGCGACAGGGACAACAATGCGGTCATGTTGGTGATAGCGGTTCTGTGTGCGATCCTCGCCCCCATCGCCGGACTCATACTCCAGTTGGCCGTCTCCAGGAACCGCGAGTATCTGGCGGACGAGACCGGTGCCAGGATCACCGGTAAACCTCTCGACCTCGCCAACGCTCTCAGGAAATTGGAGAGCGGATGCATGAACAACCCCAACAACCACTATAACGACACGGCCCATGCCAACATGTGGATCAGCAATCCGTGCAGGGAGGGTTTCATGGTCAGGATGTTCAGCACCCATCCCTCGACCGACGAGAGGATCAGAAGGCTCGAGATACTCGCCGACGCCATGTCGAAGGGTTCGGTTCCCGCCTACACCCCCGACGAGGATTCGTCCTCCACCAAACTGTCTTACCAGTAA
- a CDS encoding MBL fold metallo-hydrolase: MEKVKITVVYDEGALPNTNLIGAIGMSILVEADGRRTLFGLGHRPRYLEHNLSSLDIEPDSIDQIVVSHRHIDHFGGLAGFLKDREKPIDIYAPAGAWGGKKTVFGPTGIFEPEEFTGKTVRHDITDWVQLSDHVFVSPPLTDNGSEESFLVISSSSGPLLISGCCHPGLDHVFEAVKAKFGRYPTALIGGLHILKKQDKLADLYAQYLKDVDCRRLYLNHCTGVNGINRMRVTLGLKGINDFYAGQSIEFNLV; the protein is encoded by the coding sequence ATGGAAAAAGTCAAGATAACCGTGGTCTACGACGAGGGGGCCCTGCCCAACACCAACCTTATCGGAGCCATCGGGATGTCCATCCTCGTCGAAGCGGACGGCAGGCGTACGCTATTCGGTCTTGGTCACAGGCCGCGTTATCTTGAGCACAACCTGTCCTCGTTGGATATAGAGCCAGACAGCATAGATCAGATAGTGGTGTCCCACAGGCACATTGACCACTTCGGAGGTCTCGCCGGTTTCCTCAAGGACAGGGAGAAGCCCATAGACATCTACGCTCCCGCCGGGGCGTGGGGCGGAAAGAAGACCGTATTCGGACCTACGGGCATCTTCGAGCCCGAGGAGTTCACCGGGAAGACGGTCAGACACGACATAACGGACTGGGTCCAATTAAGCGACCATGTGTTCGTGTCCCCTCCGCTGACGGATAACGGCAGCGAGGAGAGCTTCCTTGTGATCTCTTCGTCTTCCGGCCCGCTTCTGATAAGCGGATGCTGCCACCCAGGTCTCGACCATGTCTTCGAGGCCGTCAAGGCCAAGTTCGGAAGGTATCCGACCGCATTGATCGGAGGACTCCATATCCTGAAGAAACAGGACAAACTCGCAGACCTCTACGCCCAATATCTCAAGGATGTCGACTGCAGGAGACTGTATCTCAATCACTGCACCGGGGTCAACGGGATAAACAGGATGAGGGTGACGCTCGGTCTCAAAGGGATCAACGACTTCTATGCCGGTCAGAGCATAGAGTTCAATCTGGTGTGA
- a CDS encoding TatD family hydrolase — MDPLPVYDNHIHMSPHGRNVDALRDYKAAGGTALTLVTLPYPEVHIEDGPDFARSYEITFDLAHKAREATGMEINVAVGPYPVLLIGLAEAYGLEKAEDIMMEGMEAAGKAVEEGRAVAIGEIGRPHFDCPEDIWDSSNRILKRGMEIAKENDVPVIIHCESGTTETNRSLSDIARSAGLDPGLVVKHSSPPFVADGETYGVMPSMPASKTNIKEALSKGTDRFMLETDYIDDPAKPSAIMSVTTVPNKVKWMLASGTADEETVFRICKDIPDSLYRR, encoded by the coding sequence ATGGACCCGCTTCCGGTATACGATAACCACATCCATATGAGCCCGCACGGGAGGAACGTGGACGCCCTCAGGGATTATAAGGCGGCCGGGGGGACGGCGTTGACCCTGGTGACGCTCCCCTACCCGGAAGTGCATATAGAGGACGGTCCGGATTTTGCGAGATCTTATGAGATAACCTTCGATCTGGCACATAAGGCAAGGGAGGCCACCGGCATGGAGATCAACGTCGCCGTCGGGCCCTATCCCGTCCTCCTCATAGGTCTTGCCGAGGCATACGGTCTGGAGAAGGCCGAGGACATCATGATGGAGGGCATGGAGGCGGCCGGGAAGGCGGTGGAGGAAGGGAGGGCCGTCGCCATCGGAGAGATCGGCCGTCCGCACTTCGACTGTCCCGAGGACATATGGGACAGTTCCAACAGGATCCTGAAGAGAGGGATGGAGATAGCCAAAGAGAACGATGTACCGGTGATCATACACTGCGAGTCCGGGACCACGGAGACCAACCGCAGTCTCTCGGACATAGCCAGAAGTGCAGGTCTCGACCCCGGGCTGGTGGTGAAGCACTCGTCGCCTCCGTTCGTCGCCGACGGGGAGACGTACGGGGTGATGCCCTCCATGCCCGCATCCAAGACGAACATAAAGGAGGCCCTTTCCAAAGGTACCGACAGGTTCATGCTGGAGACCGACTACATCGACGACCCCGCGAAGCCCAGTGCGATAATGTCAGTCACCACCGTCCCCAACAAGGTCAAATGGATGCTGGCGTCTGGCACAGCCGACGAGGAGACGGTCTTCAGGATATGCAAGGACATACCCGACTCTCTGTATCGCCGTTGA
- the priS gene encoding DNA primase catalytic subunit PriS, with protein sequence MADRMEPAKGETPGDTLLDANNRFLFKMFRRYYRSFRPEMPDRFTRKEFGFIPFGKTMQRHMAFTSQDDLKIFMASKVPAHSYYSTSYYRYPSKPVMEDKEWMGAELIFDLDADHLAGADEMTYAEMMVQIRKEMIALCDDYLFSDLGFSEDQVHICFSGGRGYHAHIRSNDIFTLGTHERRELVDYISCTGLNLDWVFPEKPYVASARERGDGTTVSNVHTYRLIPSEEEGGWKRKMRRALAEICKDIEESDPKTIKKKYPSVKSSNPTLAKMSDHLRKCEKDMFQRNSMADLTSTEQEILMKCAADAAPLMSSEVDKPVTPDIKRLIRLPGSLHGKTGLRVSHITRQQLTDYDPLQYAVPDVYTDDPVKVTMRKDMDLDILGEHLVLKGETEVPEYAAPFLIGRKYADWGWASERSGRLFG encoded by the coding sequence ATGGCAGACCGTATGGAACCTGCGAAGGGCGAGACCCCGGGAGATACGCTGTTGGATGCCAACAACCGTTTCCTTTTCAAGATGTTCAGACGGTACTACCGCTCGTTCAGACCGGAGATGCCGGACAGGTTCACCCGCAAGGAGTTCGGGTTCATCCCCTTCGGGAAGACGATGCAGAGGCATATGGCGTTCACCAGCCAAGACGACCTCAAGATCTTCATGGCAAGCAAAGTGCCAGCACATAGCTATTATTCGACATCCTACTATCGCTATCCCTCCAAACCGGTGATGGAGGACAAGGAGTGGATGGGTGCGGAACTCATCTTCGACCTCGATGCGGACCATCTTGCCGGGGCGGACGAGATGACGTATGCGGAGATGATGGTGCAGATCAGGAAGGAGATGATCGCCCTCTGCGACGACTATCTGTTCAGCGACCTGGGTTTCTCCGAGGACCAGGTCCACATATGCTTCTCCGGGGGCAGGGGGTACCACGCCCACATAAGGTCCAACGACATATTCACCCTGGGGACCCACGAGAGGAGGGAGCTGGTCGACTACATCTCCTGCACCGGCCTGAACCTCGACTGGGTATTCCCCGAGAAACCGTATGTGGCATCGGCCCGCGAACGCGGGGACGGGACGACGGTGTCCAATGTGCACACATACCGTCTGATACCCTCCGAGGAGGAGGGCGGATGGAAGCGTAAGATGAGGAGGGCCCTGGCGGAGATCTGCAAGGACATAGAGGAGAGCGACCCCAAGACGATAAAGAAAAAATACCCGTCCGTGAAGAGCAGCAACCCCACGCTCGCGAAGATGTCCGACCATTTGAGAAAATGTGAAAAGGACATGTTCCAGCGGAATTCCATGGCCGACCTGACCTCTACGGAACAGGAGATCCTCATGAAGTGCGCCGCAGACGCCGCACCGCTCATGTCGAGCGAGGTCGACAAACCCGTCACCCCCGACATCAAGAGACTGATCCGTCTCCCTGGGTCATTGCATGGGAAGACGGGTCTGCGCGTCTCCCACATAACCCGCCAACAGCTCACGGACTACGACCCTCTGCAGTATGCCGTACCGGACGTCTATACCGACGACCCGGTCAAGGTCACCATGAGGAAGGACATGGACTTGGACATCCTCGGAGAGCACCTCGTCCTGAAGGGGGAGACCGAGGTCCCCGAATATGCCGCCCCGTTCCTCATCGGAAGGAAATACGCCGACTGGGGATGGGCTAGCGAGAGAAGCGGCAGGCTGTTCGGGTGA
- the rpl18a gene encoding 50S ribosomal protein L18Ae has protein sequence MKAFLVTGSFADPRKEQPFSIEMAAEDEASVREKTLSTIGSRHKMKRWQIKIDKVEEIPADKVESHLVKYQIGA, from the coding sequence ATGAAAGCATTCCTTGTTACCGGTTCCTTCGCGGACCCCAGGAAAGAACAGCCCTTCTCCATCGAGATGGCTGCAGAGGACGAAGCATCCGTCAGGGAGAAGACCCTCTCCACCATCGGAAGCAGGCACAAGATGAAGAGATGGCAGATCAAGATCGACAAGGTCGAAGAGATCCCCGCAGACAAGGTGGAGAGCCACCTCGTAAAGTACCAGATCGGTGCTTGA
- the pfdA gene encoding prefoldin subunit alpha — protein MNDEELRQAARTLDSYNQQLENISRQIRLLQASRDETVRASRTLEALADAKEGDEVLIPIGASSFVTVKVTDKKTAVVGIGNKISVDKEYSDAKDFMDRNSAEISDAIQKSVAAMQEIQQYTEDLAAAVQDEYRKRRMQQQGVPSQ, from the coding sequence ATGAACGACGAGGAGCTCCGTCAGGCAGCAAGGACCCTCGACAGCTACAACCAGCAGCTCGAGAACATCTCCCGCCAGATCAGACTTCTTCAGGCATCCAGGGACGAGACCGTCCGGGCCAGCAGGACCCTCGAGGCCCTGGCGGATGCCAAGGAAGGGGACGAGGTACTCATCCCGATCGGTGCATCCTCGTTCGTGACCGTCAAGGTCACAGACAAAAAAACAGCCGTCGTAGGCATCGGGAACAAGATATCCGTGGATAAGGAATACTCCGACGCCAAGGATTTCATGGACCGGAACTCCGCAGAGATCAGCGATGCCATCCAGAAGTCCGTAGCCGCCATGCAGGAGATCCAGCAGTACACCGAGGATCTCGCCGCAGCGGTTCAGGACGAGTACCGGAAGAGAAGAATGCAGCAGCAGGGCGTCCCCTCCCAGTGA
- the ftsY gene encoding signal recognition particle-docking protein FtsY, with amino-acid sequence MFDSLKAKLKSIFKKGSTLDEESVYKKEEPKQEPVVSPTTEKETEVPEQQTVEPPKEVKAEPARKEEPLPVKKEPEPEEKPAKPVKGKGKRSSQMLSTSLLGKKIKDDPLDDILDELEVILLESDVAYDVVQEIILGVRNNLSGKKYSREYSLEEVVELAVKESVGDVLQVNEFDFDAWIEQQKRPTIIMFVGINGTGKTTAIAKIANRLKGEGKSVVLAACDTFRAGAIEQLTVHADRLDIKIVKSQQEADPASVAYDAIEHARSKMRDVVLIDTAGRMQTNNNLIAEMKKIAKVAKPDLKIFVGDALAGNDAIEQAKVFDEAIGVDAIILTKIDTDAKGGAALSIAKTIGKPIAFVCDGQEYEDISKFDADWMLERLFDQAEA; translated from the coding sequence ATGTTCGATTCCTTAAAAGCGAAGCTGAAAAGCATTTTCAAGAAAGGCAGCACGCTCGACGAGGAATCCGTCTACAAGAAAGAGGAGCCCAAACAGGAGCCTGTCGTCTCCCCGACAACGGAAAAGGAGACGGAGGTTCCTGAGCAGCAGACTGTCGAACCTCCGAAAGAGGTCAAGGCCGAGCCCGCTCGCAAAGAAGAACCGCTTCCTGTCAAAAAGGAGCCCGAACCGGAAGAGAAGCCTGCGAAACCCGTCAAAGGAAAGGGAAAGAGGTCTTCCCAGATGCTCAGCACGTCCTTGCTGGGCAAAAAGATCAAGGATGACCCCCTCGACGACATCCTCGACGAACTCGAGGTGATCCTTCTGGAATCGGACGTCGCATACGATGTCGTCCAGGAGATAATCCTCGGCGTCCGCAACAACCTCTCCGGGAAGAAATACAGCAGGGAATACTCCCTCGAGGAAGTGGTGGAGCTTGCTGTCAAAGAATCCGTCGGAGATGTCCTCCAGGTGAACGAATTCGATTTCGATGCATGGATCGAGCAACAGAAGAGGCCGACCATCATCATGTTCGTCGGGATCAACGGGACCGGTAAGACAACGGCTATCGCTAAGATAGCAAACAGGCTCAAGGGCGAAGGGAAAAGCGTCGTTCTGGCGGCCTGCGATACTTTCAGAGCCGGAGCGATAGAACAGCTCACGGTCCATGCCGACAGACTCGACATAAAGATCGTCAAATCTCAGCAGGAGGCCGACCCGGCATCCGTCGCATACGATGCCATCGAACATGCCCGCTCCAAGATGAGGGACGTCGTTCTCATAGACACCGCAGGAAGGATGCAGACGAACAACAACCTCATCGCCGAGATGAAGAAGATCGCCAAAGTCGCCAAACCCGACCTGAAGATCTTCGTCGGCGATGCATTGGCCGGAAACGATGCTATCGAGCAGGCCAAGGTTTTCGACGAGGCCATCGGAGTCGACGCCATAATCCTAACGAAGATCGATACCGATGCGAAGGGCGGTGCCGCACTATCCATCGCAAAGACCATCGGAAAACCCATCGCATTCGTCTGCGACGGTCAGGAATATGAGGATATCTCGAAATTCGATGCAGATTGGATGCTCGAGAGACTCTTCGACCAAGCCGAGGCTTGA
- a CDS encoding M20 family metallo-hydrolase, whose translation MDLRGILDSIDGSREDIAKMMCEMVSIPSISPAAGGNGEAERADFLMTCLDGFDSIERVDVPDKSDSKILRSNILARKNGKDKGTVWIIAHIDTVPAGNLDDWKTDPFKGVYRDGRVYGRGTEDNGQSVISSIFATKFIEKGKLEGKSIGIALVADEEMASEYGVVYLIDHGYFSADDIFLVPDWGSPEGRYIEVNEKSLIWLQFEVTGRSVHASTPDKGVNAFKVGTALITDLVNTFNKKFGYEDPLFMPPRSSFEPTKASATVLNVNTIPGSWSFCMDIRVVPKYNVDEVYEVAKEVVAKHIKSTNAYIEVREIQRHISGGPSSQESDTYKALCSAVESVTRHRPKAVAVGGATCANFFRLKGYDAYVWECGGGTLHGPNEYVELDNLITDAKVFATLFYNICVNRWNGDNVN comes from the coding sequence ATGGACCTAAGGGGTATTCTGGACAGTATAGACGGTTCCCGCGAGGATATTGCCAAGATGATGTGCGAGATGGTCTCCATACCGTCCATATCCCCTGCGGCGGGAGGGAACGGTGAGGCTGAGCGCGCCGATTTCCTCATGACCTGTCTTGACGGCTTCGATTCCATCGAAAGGGTAGATGTGCCAGACAAGTCGGATTCGAAGATCCTGAGGTCCAATATCCTGGCCAGGAAGAACGGCAAGGACAAGGGGACCGTCTGGATAATCGCCCACATAGATACCGTGCCCGCAGGCAATCTGGACGATTGGAAGACCGATCCATTCAAAGGCGTCTATAGGGACGGGAGGGTCTACGGCCGCGGAACGGAGGACAACGGCCAGTCCGTGATCTCATCGATCTTCGCCACGAAATTCATAGAGAAGGGGAAGTTGGAGGGGAAGTCCATAGGCATAGCACTCGTGGCGGACGAGGAGATGGCGAGCGAATACGGCGTTGTCTACCTCATAGACCACGGATATTTTTCGGCCGACGACATATTCCTCGTCCCTGATTGGGGAAGTCCCGAAGGAAGATATATCGAAGTCAACGAGAAGAGTCTCATATGGCTGCAGTTCGAGGTCACCGGGAGATCCGTACATGCTTCGACCCCCGATAAAGGGGTCAATGCGTTCAAGGTCGGTACCGCACTCATCACGGATCTCGTCAACACGTTCAACAAGAAGTTCGGATACGAGGATCCGCTCTTCATGCCTCCGAGGTCCAGTTTCGAACCTACGAAAGCTTCTGCTACGGTCCTTAACGTCAATACCATACCGGGGTCATGGTCCTTCTGTATGGACATCCGTGTCGTTCCGAAGTACAACGTGGACGAGGTGTACGAGGTGGCCAAGGAGGTCGTGGCCAAACACATCAAGTCGACAAACGCATACATCGAGGTCAGGGAGATCCAGAGGCACATATCCGGCGGGCCGTCCTCCCAGGAATCGGATACATACAAGGCTCTCTGTTCCGCAGTGGAGTCGGTCACCCGTCACAGACCCAAAGCGGTAGCGGTCGGAGGTGCCACATGTGCCAACTTTTTCAGGCTCAAGGGATATGATGCCTACGTGTGGGAGTGCGGAGGAGGGACCCTTCACGGACCCAACGAGTATGTGGAACTCGATAACCTGATCACCGATGCGAAGGTATTCGCCACATTGTTCTACAACATCTGTGTGAATAGATGGAATGGGGATAATGTAAATTGA
- a CDS encoding thiolase family protein produces MEEAVIISACRTAIGKYGKTLNGIKATDLGAHVVKEAVKRAGVQPTDIEECIMGNVLSAGLGQNPARQAAIGAGLPVEIGSFTVNAVCGSALKSVMLAADAIKAGEYNVLAVGGMESMSNAPYIMNGARWGYRMNDQTVVDSMVHDGLWDIFNNQHMGFTGEIVAERFDVTREDADQLSVESHQKAHKAQAAGKFDKEIVPYTISSKKGDIVFDKDEGIREDSSMESLGKLKPVFKKDGIVTAGNSSQLSDGASALVVTSRSWAEEHGIKPMASIVSYGERGVLPERIMEAPIPTTEHVLKKAGMTIDDIDLFEHNEAFASASCAVKKALNVPDEIFNVNGGAVALGHPIGCSGARVLTTLLYAMQDRQKDVGCATLCLGGGNAVTMIVRRE; encoded by the coding sequence ATGGAAGAGGCAGTAATCATAAGCGCATGCAGGACAGCGATCGGAAAATACGGAAAGACCCTCAACGGCATAAAGGCCACCGACCTCGGTGCACACGTCGTCAAGGAAGCGGTCAAGAGGGCCGGGGTACAGCCCACGGATATAGAGGAGTGCATAATGGGTAACGTCCTCTCCGCAGGTCTCGGACAGAACCCTGCAAGGCAGGCCGCCATCGGAGCAGGACTCCCCGTGGAGATCGGTTCGTTCACCGTAAACGCCGTCTGCGGTTCCGCACTCAAATCCGTCATGCTTGCAGCCGATGCCATCAAGGCCGGCGAGTACAACGTCCTTGCCGTCGGAGGTATGGAGAGCATGAGCAACGCCCCCTACATCATGAACGGTGCCAGATGGGGATACAGGATGAACGACCAGACCGTCGTCGACTCCATGGTCCACGACGGACTCTGGGACATATTCAACAACCAGCACATGGGATTCACCGGGGAGATCGTCGCCGAAAGGTTCGACGTCACCCGCGAGGACGCCGACCAGCTCTCCGTGGAGAGCCACCAGAAGGCCCACAAGGCGCAGGCCGCCGGCAAATTCGACAAAGAGATCGTCCCTTACACGATATCCAGCAAGAAGGGCGACATCGTGTTCGACAAGGACGAGGGTATCCGCGAGGATTCCTCCATGGAATCCCTCGGGAAACTGAAGCCTGTTTTCAAGAAGGACGGTATCGTCACCGCCGGGAACTCCTCGCAGCTCTCCGACGGTGCTTCCGCCCTCGTGGTGACATCCAGAAGCTGGGCGGAGGAGCACGGCATCAAGCCGATGGCATCCATCGTCTCCTACGGCGAGAGAGGCGTCCTCCCCGAGAGGATCATGGAGGCCCCCATCCCCACCACCGAGCACGTCCTCAAGAAGGCCGGAATGACCATCGACGACATCGACCTCTTCGAGCACAACGAGGCTTTCGCATCCGCATCCTGTGCGGTCAAGAAGGCACTCAACGTCCCCGACGAGATATTCAACGTCAATGGAGGAGCGGTCGCTCTGGGACATCCGATCGGATGCTCCGGCGCCCGTGTTCTGACCACCCTCTTGTACGCCATGCAGGACAGGCAGAAGGACGTCGGCTGCGCCACCCTCTGTCTCGGCGGTGGTAACGCCGTCACCATGATCGTGCGCCGCGAGTAA